A single region of the Kwoniella botswanensis chromosome 1, complete sequence genome encodes:
- a CDS encoding lactoylglutathione lyase: MSSSATNTATYKFNHTMLRIKDPKVSIPWYEKVLGMQKFRESPGGDFTNYFLAFPAGFGDKANASDDEKASVMLSREGVLELCHNWGTESDPNFKGYASGNEEPGRGFGHIAVTVDNLEAAVKRFDELGVKFKKRPEDGKMRHIAFIYDPDGYWIEILAHQK, translated from the exons ATGTCATCCTCAGCTACCAACACCGCTACTTACAAATTCAACCATACCATGCTTAGGATCAAGGACCCAAAGGTCTCGATCCCTTGGTATGAGAAGGTATTGGGTATGCAG AAATTCAGAGAGTCGCCAGGCGGTGATTTCACCAACTACTT CCTCGCCTTCCCAGCTGGTTTTGGCGATAAAGCGAATGCCTCAGATGACGAGAAAGCTTCAGTCATGTTGAGCAGAGAAGGTGTATTGGAATTATGCCATAATTGGGGTACAG AATCCGATCCAAACTTCAAAGGTTATGCATCAGGTAACGAAGAACCTGGAAGAGGCTTCGGACATATCGCAGTCACTGTCGACAACCTCGAAGCTGCCGTTAAAAGATTTGACGAATTGGGTGTGAAGTTCAAGAAGAGACCTGAGGACGGtaagatgaga CACATCGCGTTCATCTATGATCCTGATGGATACTGGATCGAGATTCTCGCTCACCAAAAATAA